One Candidatus Limnocylindrales bacterium genomic window carries:
- a CDS encoding YebC/PmpR family DNA-binding transcriptional regulator produces the protein MSGHSKWSTIKHKKAAKDAKRGKVFTKLIREITVAARMGGADASANPRLRTAIAAAKAQSMPNENIERAVKKGAGGLEGDYQEATYEGYGPGGMAVMLEALTDNKNRTVADLRNVFQKHGGNLGEANCVRWMFERVGQIVVANASSVGEEHVFELALEAGATDIVGEDDALRITIPVDALEDARASLEAAGIAVDQAEITLVPQNTVRLAGADAAKAIKLIEALEDHDDVQRVSANFDIDEDELSRLSA, from the coding sequence ATGTCGGGCCACTCGAAGTGGAGCACCATCAAGCACAAGAAGGCGGCGAAGGACGCTAAGCGCGGAAAAGTCTTTACCAAACTCATTCGCGAGATCACGGTTGCCGCCAGGATGGGTGGCGCGGATGCAAGTGCCAACCCGCGTTTACGCACGGCCATCGCGGCCGCCAAAGCCCAGTCGATGCCGAATGAAAATATCGAACGGGCTGTAAAAAAGGGCGCAGGCGGGTTGGAGGGCGACTACCAGGAAGCCACGTACGAAGGCTACGGGCCCGGCGGGATGGCCGTCATGCTGGAGGCTCTGACCGACAACAAGAACAGGACGGTCGCGGACTTGCGCAACGTCTTCCAAAAGCACGGCGGCAATCTCGGTGAAGCGAATTGCGTGCGTTGGATGTTCGAACGGGTCGGTCAGATCGTCGTGGCCAACGCGAGCAGCGTCGGCGAAGAGCACGTGTTCGAGCTCGCGCTCGAGGCCGGCGCGACCGACATCGTCGGCGAAGACGACGCCCTTCGAATCACGATTCCGGTCGATGCGCTCGAGGATGCGCGCGCCAGCCTGGAGGCTGCGGGCATCGCGGTCGATCAGGCCGAGATCACTCTTGTACCCCAGAACACGGTGCGCCTGGCGGGCGCCGATGCCGCCAAGGCGATCAAGCTCATCGAAGCGCTCGAGGATCACGACGACGTGCAGCGCGTATCGGCCAACTTCGATATAGATGAGGACGAGCTGAGCCGGCTGTCGGCATGA